One stretch of Rana temporaria chromosome 10, aRanTem1.1, whole genome shotgun sequence DNA includes these proteins:
- the THYN1 gene encoding thymocyte nuclear protein 1 isoform X1 — translation MPPTKRKRRAPPAKDSKELNDEKEDSGAEQKVKGRRKAAASVGSSSSEKQKEEYRYWLMKSEPESRIEKGMDMKFGIEDLKAQPDQIACWDGVRNYQARNFLRQMKVGQEAFFYHSNCKEPGIAGVVKIVKEAYTDHTQFEPKNPHYDASSTRENPKWSMVDVQFVRILKRYIPLAELKQLHQKHKTSDGPLRHMALFTRARLSVQPLIQEEFDFVLSLEDKKL, via the exons ATGCCACCGACAAAGAGAAAGCGGAGAGCCCCACCAGCCAAAG attccaAGGAGTTGAATGACGAAAAGGAAGATTCAGGTGCAGAACAAAAGGTTAAAGGGCGGAGGAAGGCGGCAGCGTCTGTGGGGTCCAGCTCCAGTGAGAAGCAGAAAGAAGAATATCGTTATTGGCTTATGAAATCTGAGCCAGAGAGCCGAATAGAGAAAGGAATGGACATGAAG TTCGGAATTGAAGATTTGAAGGCCCAACCTGACCAGATAGCATGCTGGGACGGAGTGCGAAATTATCAG GCTCGGAATTTCCTGAGACAAATGAAGGTCGGCCAGGAGGCGTTTTTCTATCACAGTAACTGTAAGGAGCCCGGTATcgctggggttgtaaag ATTGTGAAGGAGGCATACACAGACCACACTCAGTTTGAGCCGAAGAATCCTCATTATGATGCTTCCAGCACCCGGGAGAATCCAAAATGGTCCATG GTGGACGTGCAGTTTGTACGGATTCTGAAACGTTACATCCCATTGGCAGAGCTGAAGCAGCTACATCAGAAGCACAAGACGTCGGACGGCCCTCTGCGACACATGGCGCTCTTTACCAGAGCTCGGCTCTCCGTACAGCCCCTCATACAAG AAGAGTTTGACTTTGTGTTGAGCCTGGAAGACAAGAAGCTCTAG
- the THYN1 gene encoding thymocyte nuclear protein 1 isoform X2, with the protein MPPTKRKRRAPPAKDSKELNDEKEDSGAEQKVKGRRKAAASVGSSSSEKQKEEYRYWLMKSEPESRIEKGMDMKFGIEDLKAQPDQIACWDGVRNYQARNFLRQMKVGQEAFFYHSNCKEPGIAGVVKIVKEAYTDHTQFEPKNPHYDASSTRENPKWSMKSLTLC; encoded by the exons ATGCCACCGACAAAGAGAAAGCGGAGAGCCCCACCAGCCAAAG attccaAGGAGTTGAATGACGAAAAGGAAGATTCAGGTGCAGAACAAAAGGTTAAAGGGCGGAGGAAGGCGGCAGCGTCTGTGGGGTCCAGCTCCAGTGAGAAGCAGAAAGAAGAATATCGTTATTGGCTTATGAAATCTGAGCCAGAGAGCCGAATAGAGAAAGGAATGGACATGAAG TTCGGAATTGAAGATTTGAAGGCCCAACCTGACCAGATAGCATGCTGGGACGGAGTGCGAAATTATCAG GCTCGGAATTTCCTGAGACAAATGAAGGTCGGCCAGGAGGCGTTTTTCTATCACAGTAACTGTAAGGAGCCCGGTATcgctggggttgtaaag ATTGTGAAGGAGGCATACACAGACCACACTCAGTTTGAGCCGAAGAATCCTCATTATGATGCTTCCAGCACCCGGGAGAATCCAAAATGGTCCATG AAGAGTTTGACTTTGTGTTGA